The Erigeron canadensis isolate Cc75 chromosome 4, C_canadensis_v1, whole genome shotgun sequence genome window below encodes:
- the LOC122597177 gene encoding CCR4-NOT transcription complex subunit 1-like → MIGVIPFISKILESCKHSLAYQPPNPWTMGILELLAEVYAMPNLKLYLKFEIEVLFKNLDVDIKSVCPTSLLNNRARIIEGNPDFSQQVNHAISSVRSSVNQVELSPEAVRLSYQSGLLNTSYQRPGQLHLSAITLGVPDNQLSSAQGLPVAQNPYVLPAPELNAPQFQCFFLITHMRSVLSMAMEKAVEKLLSTVVKRIVSIATQTTINLVLKDYVTDPHDNSIHSASSFMVAQLAGNLSYVTCKERLRSQMSTQLRNSLLGLNISSEYLEPVMQQVINENLDLGCASIEKAAMEEGLILVRRELIRHLTKINISATPEEFDIKSGQLYLPGWANLSKKLHLVQGLILVRRELIRHLTKINISAAPEEFDLKSGQLTYRIEDPLILTNFQNFASFYHQSFNQDRNTHISMGTDSEPQNSAPSNAENNFEVREQTSFQPSAPDLFTSNSTEPSVSTGGASDQYQSISQKADTHSVSGTVDKGPESSEPDAPEFHGQEHAVSGQCHQHEDPPSFHDIDRYTDLVFSSLKGSIKLFLLSKVLEVIVTFIIRDAKEKKNSFRPKPFSRLFINFFIHIDTLESIIDDTNFKVLKTISNSLRSLQPAKVPAFGHKDFMPKLLNADDQSRWQYFLNLLVDFLRFMEPSFRTPEQKEPVNLLYEETCRLLLALLEEFPEFLCCYHFSLCDVIPSQCVELRNAILCAIPRNMRNPDHHTTDSKVNLYAEMNQPPCILSDFDASLKASNMKREVDEYLTTRQKDLPFLSQLKNKLLLREHEAKRSGTRYDVPLINSLVLYVGTKAIEQLYPSTTPHSTSAAKGAPLIVFYAASALDIFQTLILDLDTEGRYAFFNAVANNLRYPNNHTNYFKFILLYFFRKINQEVIQAQITRVLLGYLITHRPHPWGVLVTFLDLTTDPKYKFWSLSFTTRDPEIKRIINLVTSYLVSSNPVEDDVGTSGTVPEKMP, encoded by the exons ATGATTGGAGTGATTCCTTTTATCTCCAAG ATTCTGGAATCATGCAAACACAGTCTAGCATATCAGCCACCGAATCCATGGACCATGGGCATTCTTGAATTACTTGCTGAAGTTTATGCAATGCCAAATCTCAAGTTGTATCTCAAGtttgaaattgaa GTACTGTTTAAGAATCTCGATGTGGATATTAAGTCGGTCTGTCCAACATCTCTTCTTAACAACAGGGCAAGGATAATCGAAGGAAACCCTGATTTTTCTCAGCAAGTTAATCATGCTATATCTTCGGTGAGATCATCTGTGAATCAAGTTGAATTATCACCTGAAGCTGTCAGACTATCTTATCAAAGTGGTCTTTTAAATACATCGTACCAG CGTCCTGGTCAACTCCATCTTTCTGCTATAACTTTAGGTGTGCCCGATAATCAGCTTTCATCTGCTCAAGGACTTCCAGTTGCACAAAATCCATATGTG CTACCGGCACCAGAACTCAATGCTCCCCAGTTCCAATGTTTCTTTCTGATAACGCATATGCGGAG TGTGCTTTCAATGGCTATGGAAAAAGCTGTGGAAAAACTACTTTCTACTGTCGTTAAAAGGATTGTTTCTATAGCAACCCAAACAACAATTAACCTTGTTTTAAAG GACTATGTTACTGATCCACATGATAACTCGATACACAGTGCATCAAGCTTCATGGTTGCTCAGCTTGCTGGAAATCTATCATATGTGACTTGCAAG GAACGGCTCCGAAGTCAGATGTCAACTCAGCTAAGAAACTCTTTGCTGGGTTTGAATATTTCTAGTGAATATCTTGAACCGGTCATGCAACAAGTTATTAACGAGAATCTTGATTTGGGTTGTGCATCAATTGAAAAGGCTGCAATGGAGGAG GGGCTAATTTTAGTAAGAAGGGAACTTATCCGCCATCTTACTAAAATTAACATAAGTGCTACTCCTGAAGAATTTGATATCAAGTCTGGCCAACTGTATCTTCCTGGAT GGGCTAATCTTAGTAAGAAG TTGCATCTTGTCCAGGGGCTAATTTTAGTAAGAAGGGAACTTATCCGCCATCTTACTAAAATTAACATAAGTGCTGCCCCTGAAGAATTTGATCTCAAGTCTGGCCAACT taCTTATAGAATTGAAGATCCTCTTATTCTTACTAATTTTCAGAATTTTGCTTCATTCTACCATCAAAGTTTTAATCAAGACCGGAATACTCATATATCAATGGGTACTGATAGTGAACCACAAAATTCAGCACCTTCGAATGCTGAAAAC AACTTTGAAGTCCGTGAACAGACTTCATTTCAACCATCAGCTCCCGATCTTTTTACAAGCAACAGTACTGAACCTTCAGTAAGTACTGGTGGTGCATCAGATCAATACCAGTCTATTTCGCAGAAG GCGGATACTCATTCTGTATCTGGCACGGTTGACAAAGGTCCAGAGTCTTCTGAACCAGATGCTCCTGAATTCCATGGACAG GAGCACGCTGTATCAGGGCAATGTCATCAACATGAAGATCCACCATCTTTCCACGACATTGATAGATACACGGATCTTGTCTTTTCTAGCTTGAAG GGATCAATCAAGCTCTTTCTTTTGTCAAAG GTCTTAGAAGTGATCGTGACATTCATTATCAGAGAtgcaaaggaaaagaaaaactcaTTCAGACCTAAGCCATTTTCCAGGCTATTTATCAACTTTTTCATTCACATTGACACCCTGGAGTCTATTATTGACGATACAAACTTTAAG GTTCTGAAGACCATCTCAAATTCACTTCGTTCCCTACAGCCTGCTAAAGTTCCTGCATTTGG TCACAAAGATTTCATGCCAAAACTGCTCAATGCAGATGATCAGAGTAGATGGCAATATTTCCTAAACCTTCTGGTAGACTTTTTGCGGTTCATGGAGCCTTCATTTAGGACCCCTGAACAAAAAGAGCCG GTTAATCTTCTCTATGAAGAAACATGCAGGCTGCTGTTAGCATTGCTTGAAGAATTCCCAGAGTTCCTCTGTTGTTACCATTTCAGCTTGTGTGATGTCATCCCTTCACAATGTGTAGAGTTGCGGAATGCAATTCTTTGTGCAATCCCGCGCAACATGAGGAATCCAGATCATCACACCACTGACTCAAAG GTAAATCTGTATGCTGAGATGAATCAGCCACCCTGCATTCTTTCCGATTTTGATGCTTCTTTGAAAGCCAGCAATATGAAAAGAGAAGTGGACGAGTATCTGACG ACGAGGCAAAAAGATTTGCCATTTCTTTCTCAGTTGAAgaataaacttcttcttcgggAACATGAAGCTAAAAGATCTGGAACACGATACGATGTGCCTTTGATCAACTCACTTGTGCTTTATGTTGGAACAAAG GCAATTGAGCAGCTGTATCCCAGTACAACTCCTCATTCAACATCCGCAGCTAAGGGTGCTCCATTGATCGTCTTCTATGCTGCTTCGGCTTTAGATATCTTCCAAACATTAATACTGGACTTAGATACAGAAGGGCGTTATGCTTTCTTCAATGCAGTTGCAAACAATCTTCGTTATCCCAACAACCACACGAATTACTTTAAATTCATTTTGCTTTACTTTTTTCGCAAGATTAACCAG GAGGTAATCCAGGCACAGATAACCAGAGTTTTATTGGGTTATTTGATCACTCATCGTCCACATCCATGGGGCGTTCTTGTCACCTTCCTTGACCTTACTACA GATCCTAAGTACAAGTTTTGGAGCTTAAGTTTTACAACGCGTGACCCTGAGATCAAAAGAATCATCAACTTAGTTACATCATACCTTGTTAGCTCGAATCCAGTGGAAGACGACGTTGGTACTTCTGGAACGGTGCCTGAAAAGATGCCTTAG
- the LOC122598086 gene encoding putative F-box protein At4g21240, with product MSEYIPFEIQTEIIKRLPAKSAVKFRLVSKPWNSYIGSSEFIIAHHRRNIHHQPPRLLAWCKNPSDVDIYVTLFDDDDSFYRQDFTPKSQGLSKVLMDLKVVDCSLGLVCLYGSHYHDPSTSVAILWNPLIKKSVQVVLPPSTTASATRVLAGFGVCPVTFDPIVVSISLPWKAQVFTLSSGTWRSLMSSNLSRRNINLPSAGVGSQIPYHTPIS from the exons ATGTCAGAATACATTCCCTTTGAAATCCAAACTGAAATCATCAAAAGGCTTCCTGCCAAGTCAGCCGTAAAATTCAGACTTGTTTCAAAACCATGGAATTCTTACATCGGAAGTTCCGAGTTTATTATCGCTCATCACCGTCGCAACATTCACCACCAGCCACCCCGTCTACTTGCTTGGTGCAAAAACCCATCAGACGTTGACATTTATGTTACGCTTTTTGACGACGACGACTCTTTCTACCGACAAGACTTTACTCCCAAGTCTCAGGGTCTGAGTAAAGTACTTATGGATCTTAAAGTAGTTGACTGCTCTCTTGGCTTGGTGTGCTTATATGGTTCTCATTATCACGATCCATCAACAAGCGTTGCTATTCTTTGGAACCCTTTAATCAAAAAATCCGTTCAGGTTGTTTTGCCGCCCTCTACTACTGCTTCTGCTACAAGAGTTTTGGCTGGTTTTGGGGTTTGCCCCGTCACTTTTGACCCTATTGTTGTCAGCATTAGCCTACCTTGGAAAGCTCAAGTTTTTACATTGAGCTCAGGGACTTGGAGGAGCCTCATGTCGAGCAATCTGTCCCGTAGAAATATTAATCTGCCATCCGCTGGGGTAGGCTCTCAG ATACCTTATCACACGCCAATTTCTTAA
- the LOC122596325 gene encoding protein transport protein Sec61 subunit beta-like, with protein MALNGAAPPRGSAAAAAANLRRRRTSGTGGATGGTAGNMLQFYTDDAPGLKISPNVVLVMSIGFIAFVAVLHVVGKLYLVRKE; from the coding sequence ATGGCTTTGAATGGGGCAGCTCCACCAAGAGGAAGTGCAGCGGCAGCTGCAGCTAACTTGAGAAGGAGAAGGACGAGTGGAACCGGAGGGGCAACAGGTGGAACCGCTGGGAACATGCTCCAGTTCTACACTGATGATGCACCTGGATTGAAGATCTCGCCAAATGTTGTTCTTGTGATGAGCATCGGCTTCATTGCTTTTGTTGCTGTACTTCATGTCGTGGGTAAGCTTTACTTGGTCCGTAAAGAGTAA
- the LOC122597176 gene encoding uncharacterized protein LOC122597176: MRSNFQSDDRMEDFPPLNPNSVAATVLPAAATVDWSSGLEDIPHGVTKVTVTYSSKKDLEGVEHSSAAVQPPPSTSRLAADHEQQQLGATKGTNPSTDLNEHCNEDRRAGNSRLDDKIIFAVMIWFHACSVNIISDSEIETSHLLHMSTQNVVRRYKFLTL; the protein is encoded by the exons atGAGATCTAATTTCCAATCTGATGACCGTATGGAGGATTTCCCCCCATTAAACCCTAACTCTGTCGCCGCTACTGTTCTGCCGGCTGCCGCCACTGTTGACTGGAGCTCCGGCCTCGAGGACATCCCTCATGGTGTGACTAAGGTAACCGTAACATATAGCTCGAAAAAAGATTTGGAAGGGGTGGAGCATTCTTCTGCCGCCGTGCAACCTCCACCATCCACCTCCAGGCTGGCGGCTGACCATGAACAGCAACAACTTGGTGCGACCAAGGGAACCAACCCCTCAACTGACCTCAATGAGCATTGCAATGAAGATAGGAGGGCTGGAAATTCGCGCTTGGatgataaaataatttttgccgTCAtg ATTTGGTTCCATGCTTGCTCTGTCAACATAATCAGTGATTCAGAAATAGAAACTTCCCACTTGCTGCATATGAGTACTCAAAATGTAGTTCGTCGATATAAGTTTCTCACCTTGTAA